Genomic segment of Rhodocaloribacter litoris:
TGAAGGGTGCGGCTACATTGCTCCTCGAACGTACCGTGTAGCCGCGGATCTGGACGCGTTGCGCGTCCCGTTAGCCCGGGCGCGCCGGCGGAGAGGGGAGCGCACCCGTGAAGGGTGCGGCTACATCGCGCTGTACAACGGCGCCTTCAACAGCATGGACCAACGCTATATGAAAACCTACCCCTGTCAACCTTCGCATGGGGAGGATCTGGTCGTAGCCCCCACGCCTGACACCAAGCCCTTCCCCCTGGCCGCACCCGGCGGCCCTGCAGGAGGAAGGTCCCCGAAGGGGGGATGGGGGGCGCTATCTCCCGGATCGGGGGCCTGCCATGAAGCGAAAGGAGCGAAACGTGGTGGCTTCGCCGCCTACTGCGTAACATCGGTCAAAAAAGAAACCCGGCCGGTGACACTTTTCGCCGGCGATGCCGTAGGGCTATGGAGTCACTTTGACATTCGGGGTGTAGGTGTGCCCGGAGCCTCTTTGCGCTACCTCCGGGGTTTCGGGCACCTCGGTTCGCGATGGTGGTGTGGCAACACCGGGCGAACGACCTGGAGGGAGGGCATCCCGGAAAAGCCGCCAGGGTGAGGGTTTCATCCTGGCGGTTTTTTTTGTGGGTCACCGTGACGCAGGTCCCACGAAACGCCGGGGCGGGGGAGGGCCCGGTGCCGGTGGCGGATGCCCTGGGAGCCTCCGGGTGCTTTCAGCGCTGTCCGTTGCGCATCTGCACGAAGAAAGCCTGGAGCAAGGCGGCGGCCCGTTCGGCCTCGAGGCCGGAGATCACCTCGACGCGGTGATTCAGCCGTTCATCCTGCGGGATGTTGTAGAGGGTGGAGGCACTGCCGGCTTTCTCGTCGAAGGCACCGAAGACCAGCCGGTCCAGCCGGGACCACACGATGGCCCCGGCGCACATCGGGCATGGTTCGAGCGTCACGTAGAGGGTGCATCCTGCGAGGTATTTCGTGC
This window contains:
- the tadA gene encoding tRNA adenosine(34) deaminase TadA, with product MNGLSTLLTPHRRWMKLALKEAERALEQGEVPVGAVIVQGERVVGRGHNLIETLQDPTAHAEMIAITAACETLGTKYLAGCTLYVTLEPCPMCAGAIVWSRLDRLVFGAFDEKAGSASTLYNIPQDERLNHRVEVISGLEAERAAALLQAFFVQMRNGQR